One segment of Streptomyces sp. XD-27 DNA contains the following:
- a CDS encoding TetR/AcrR family transcriptional regulator codes for MGRTSTARERLLDAACSLMLSRGYGAIGVAEICARADVKKGSFYHFFASKQALTIEAINAHWAAQRPGWVATLDGDGPAEDRLERLFLDQAAAQRTAKAEGGAVNGCLFGNLALELSTQDAVVQTRLAEIFDEQIALVHAALTDAAEQGTIPAPAATRTTARAVLAQLEGMVMFAKLTNDPSVLDGLWAQTSRLLQS; via the coding sequence ATGGGACGGACGAGCACGGCGCGGGAACGACTGCTGGACGCAGCGTGCAGCCTGATGCTGAGCCGTGGTTACGGCGCGATCGGCGTGGCCGAGATCTGCGCTCGCGCGGACGTGAAGAAGGGCAGCTTCTACCACTTCTTCGCGTCCAAGCAGGCCCTGACGATCGAGGCGATCAACGCCCACTGGGCGGCCCAGCGCCCCGGCTGGGTGGCGACCCTGGACGGCGACGGGCCGGCGGAGGACCGGCTGGAACGGCTCTTCCTGGACCAGGCCGCCGCCCAGCGCACGGCGAAAGCGGAGGGTGGCGCGGTCAACGGCTGCCTCTTCGGCAATCTGGCGCTGGAGCTGAGCACGCAGGACGCGGTCGTCCAGACCCGCCTGGCAGAGATCTTCGACGAGCAGATCGCCCTGGTCCACGCCGCGCTGACGGACGCTGCGGAGCAGGGCACGATCCCCGCTCCGGCCGCGACCCGCACCACCGCCCGCGCGGTACTCGCCCAACTGGAGGGCATGGTCATGTTCGCGAAGCTGACGAACGACCCCTCCGTGCTGGACGGGCTGTGGGCGCAGACCTCCCGACTGCTGCAGAGCTGA
- a CDS encoding acyl carrier protein — protein MYETVALLLVQEFGIADDLVHPQAKARDIELDSLSLVELDVMIREKTGMRLNEDAVNLDSTLEEIAANFVPVEEASSQRRDSTRTVVK, from the coding sequence ATGTACGAGACAGTGGCTCTCCTGCTGGTCCAGGAGTTCGGGATTGCAGACGACTTGGTCCACCCTCAAGCCAAGGCCCGAGATATCGAATTGGACTCGTTGTCTTTGGTGGAGCTGGACGTGATGATCAGGGAAAAAACGGGGATGCGGCTCAATGAGGATGCGGTGAACCTCGACAGCACCCTCGAAGAGATCGCGGCGAATTTCGTTCCAGTCGAGGAAGCATCCTCTCAACGCCGGGATTCCACGCGTACGGTCGTGAAGTAG
- a CDS encoding nitronate monooxygenase family protein, which produces MTNGKRSWARGRLVELLGIDVPIVQGPFGGGLSSVALASAVSQGGGLGSYGAHILTPDGIGELVAELRKATARPFAVNLWVPHPDEAAAPPDPDRMARYTGLLRPWFEELGLPTRQLEEPPPAPGFADQIDALLAAEPPVISFVMGIPEVRVLEEARRRDIRTVGTATTVEEALAIEAAGMDAVVASGSDAGGHRGSFLRPVNESLVGTFSLVPQVARAVSIPVVAAGGIADGRGIAAALTLGADGVQIGTGFLATEESGASAIHRAALHGPYAHTTVLTRAFSGRLARAIPNRFTREALEYEKELAPYPLQYTLTRPLRTAAAERGLADYVNLWSGQAAALTRRRGARDYLDDLIAGTQAALGRQ; this is translated from the coding sequence ATGACCAACGGGAAGCGCTCCTGGGCCCGCGGCCGGCTCGTCGAACTGCTGGGCATCGACGTCCCCATCGTGCAGGGGCCCTTCGGCGGCGGGCTGTCGTCGGTGGCACTCGCCTCCGCCGTCTCCCAGGGCGGCGGGCTCGGCTCGTACGGAGCACACATCCTCACCCCGGACGGGATCGGCGAGCTGGTGGCCGAGCTGCGCAAGGCCACCGCCCGGCCCTTCGCGGTCAACCTCTGGGTCCCGCACCCCGACGAAGCCGCGGCCCCGCCCGACCCTGACCGGATGGCCCGGTACACCGGACTGCTGCGCCCCTGGTTCGAGGAACTCGGACTGCCCACCCGCCAGTTGGAGGAGCCACCGCCCGCCCCCGGCTTCGCGGACCAGATCGACGCGCTGCTCGCGGCGGAGCCGCCGGTGATCAGCTTTGTGATGGGCATCCCCGAGGTCAGGGTGCTCGAAGAGGCGCGACGCCGGGACATCCGGACCGTCGGCACCGCGACCACCGTCGAGGAGGCGCTCGCGATCGAGGCGGCGGGCATGGACGCCGTCGTCGCCTCCGGAAGCGACGCGGGAGGGCACCGCGGCTCCTTCCTGCGCCCCGTGAACGAGTCGCTCGTCGGGACCTTCTCCCTCGTCCCGCAGGTCGCGCGGGCCGTGTCGATCCCCGTCGTGGCCGCCGGCGGCATCGCCGACGGCCGGGGCATCGCCGCCGCGCTGACTCTCGGGGCGGACGGAGTACAGATCGGCACCGGCTTCCTGGCCACCGAGGAGTCCGGCGCGAGTGCCATCCACCGGGCCGCGTTGCACGGCCCCTACGCGCACACGACCGTACTGACCCGGGCGTTCTCGGGACGGCTCGCGCGGGCCATTCCCAACCGCTTCACGCGTGAGGCGCTGGAGTACGAGAAGGAACTGGCACCCTATCCGCTCCAATACACCCTCACCCGCCCGCTGCGCACAGCGGCCGCGGAACGCGGTCTGGCCGACTACGTCAACCTCTGGTCCGGACAGGCCGCGGCGCTCACCCGGCGGCGCGGTGCCCGCGACTACCTCGACGATCTCATCGCGGGGACCCAGGCGGCGCTGGGCCGTCAGTGA